A window of Garra rufa chromosome 11, GarRuf1.0, whole genome shotgun sequence genomic DNA:
cttttttttttacttctgcttGTTTGACTTTTCTGAATTCAAAAgtcaaagaaattttttttttctttgactttttcttctacATCGGCATCTTTAACTTTGActttctttgacttctgctttTTCCACTTTTTCTTCTACTTCAGCTTCGACTGTTTCTTCTACTTTGGCGTCAACTTTTTCTtggacttctgcttcttcgacttctgttttttgtttttttttttcaacttttttctattttgctTCTTCAAATTTTCTTTGACTTCGActtatttgacttttttcccttcTGCTTATTTGGCTTTTCCGAATTCTGCTTCTTCGACAatttttcgactttttctttgacttcagcTTCTTCAACTTTGACTTTCTAGGACTTCTGCTTCTAttttttcaactttttcttcaacttcggcttcttcaactttttcttcgacttatGCTTCTTCAACTTCCTTGACTACTGCTTTTTCGACTTTTCTACTTTGGCTTTGACTATTTCTTTAACGTCGGCTTCTTCAAgttcgactttttcttcaacttctgcttcttTAACTTTGACTTCTGTTTCTTCAACTTCCTTGACTTCTGCTTTTTCaactttttcttttaattagGCTTCGACATTCTGCTTCTTAAACTTCTTCAACTTttttcgacttctgcttcttcatcTTCCTTGCCTTCTGCTTTTTAAACGTTTTTCTGCTTCGGCTTCTTCGACTTTTCTTTGACTTTAACAACTTTGACCTTtttttatttctgcttattttacTTTTCTGAATTCTACTGATTCTAAAAAtttttttctttgactttttcttctactTCGACTTCTTTAACTTCGActttctttgacttctgctttTTTAACTTCCATTTTCTTCTGCTTTTTCCACTTTTTCTTCTACTTCAGcttcgactttttcttctactttagctttgactttttcttggacttctgcttctttgacttcgaCTTTCACCTTTTTTCTATTTCGCTTCTTCAAATTTTCTTTGACTtcgacttctttgactttttttcccttcTGCTTATTTGGCTTTTCCGAATTCTGCTTCTTCAACAATTTTTTCTTCTACTTCGGCTTCGACTATTTCTTTGACTTCGGCTTCTTCAACTTCGACTTCCTTGACTTTGGCTTTTTTTCTACTTCGTTTCTTCGAAttttctttgactttttttttacttctgcttATTTGACTTTCCCGAAATCTGCTTCTTTGACATTTGTTTTCTTCTACTTTGGCTTCTACAACCTTTTCTTTTACTTCGGCTTCaactttttattgatgtatggtttgttaggataggacaatatttggccaagatacagctattagaaaatctggaatctgaaggtgtaaaaaaaaaaaaaaaaaaatctaaatattgataaaatcacctttaaagttgtccaaatgaagttcatagcaatgcatattactaatcaaaaattaagtttcgatatatttacagtatgaaatttacaaaatatcttcatggaacatgatctttacttaatatcctaatgatttttggcataaaagaaaaatgtataattttgacccaccctgttgctacttaggactggttttgtgatccagggtcacatactgtaTGAGTATTTAGGAGTGAAAATGGATCTCTTTCTTAACAGGCGCCATCCTTCTCTCCTCTGTCTGAATATGCGCCTCCTCCAAACCCGAGTGCGGATCACCTGATAGCCTCCAACCCGTTTGATGACAATTACAACTCGCCCTCCTTAAAGCCACTTCCTCCTGCCAACCCTTATTTTGGCCACTCACATTACCCAGGGTTCAGCGGCTATGGGCCGCCCAGGATGGCTCCCAGGATGCCTTCTCCATACGGCACTCCTTACCAGATGCGAAACCAGCCTCATCCTTTTTCCCAGAATCCAATGGGCTACAACCGGCCACTGGGATTCAACTACGGCCACTCAGAAAACCCAAATTACGGTCCGCCGTTTGCGGGCGGCGGCAGCAACAGCATCATGCACTTCAGACCAAGTCCAGGAGAGCATGTCAATCTGAGCCAAAGTAGTCCAGGTGGTCCGGTTTTCGGTCCTGAGAGAAATCCAGCCCTTGACGTGAGCCCGAATCTCTCTCAGCAGCAGAATAACTTCACACAGTCCAGCACACCAACACCCAAACAGGACCCGAGTGAAGCCGTGAACAAAAGCGCCACGCAAAACCAGAACTGTGAAGAAAACAAGACTCAGGACAACGCAGCAGAGCTGAAAACAAAAAGCGGAGTGGAAAAACTCAACGGCGTCCTTCATGCCAACAATGAAGCCTTGAAGAAGTCGCCACGACCCGCAGACGCCCGCAGGGACggcaataacaataataataaagttcTGAACAGAAGGAGCACGTCTTCCTCATCCGAGCCCGTCTACCCGTGTGGCATATGTCTGAGTGAAGTGAACGATGACCAAGAGGCCATTCTGTGCGAGGCCTCGTGTCAGAAATGGTTCCACAGAGTTTGCACAGGGATGACCGAGACGGCGTACAATCTGCTGACGGCTGAGACGTCTGCGGTTTGGGGTTGCGACACTTGCATGGAGGAAAAGGGAGCGCAGCTGTTTAAGACACGAGAAGCATCGGGGACGCCGTCTAGTGCTGGCGATGGACAATCATGAGAGTCACTGATGTCAAAGTCCCAATCAAAAGTTCTGCTGGCTCCTTTTGTTTCTAATGAGAATGTTTTTATATTGGTGAAAAAGTATATACTGTTTTTCAGCAAATCACGAAAGGAGAAAGTCTTAGGGGTTGGGAACAAGGTGAGGGTGAGTACTTGATTTGAAATGATTTTCCaaatgtttggggttggtaagattttgaaATGTTATTGAAAGTCGTCTTTATGTTCACCAATATGATgatgttttagtgccacattaaataattaaactaagattacaagattaaagttgtaacattccgaaaataaagtcaaaatattatgagaataaagtctaaatatttcgagaataaagctgaaattcgactttattctcaaaatatttagacatattctcgtagtatttctcatagtattttgtctttatttcgacttttttcttgtagtatttcaactttattctcaaaatattttgactttaatctcgtagtgttttgactttattctcctagtataTCTACTTTATTCTggcagtatttcaactttattctcatagtattttgactttattctcaaaatattttgactttatttttgaagtattttgactttattttcatagggttttgactttattctcaaaatattttgactttattctcgaagtatttcgactttattcttcatagtgttttgactttattctcgtagtgtttcgactttattcttcatagtgttttgactttattctcgtagtgtttcgactttattctcaaaatattttgactttatttttgaagaaTTTGACTATTCTCATAGTGTTTTGACcatattctcatagtatttccactttattctcatagggttttgactttattctcaaaatattttgactttattctcgaagtatttcgactttattcttcatagtgttttgactttattctcgtagtatttcgactttattctcaaaatattttgactttatttttgaagaatttgaccttattctcaTAGTGTTTTGACcatattctcatagtatttccactttattctcatagcgtttcgactttaatctcaaaatattttgtctttaatcccataatcttttttttttttttttttagcatggcACCAAAACACCATCAtataccaaggctgcatttatttgatcaaaaatacagtaaaattgtgaaaaaatattgcaatttaaaccaATTGCAATTTCCATGTGATTatctattaaaatttaatttattccagtgatgtaagctgaattttctgcatcattacgtcttcagtgtcacatgatctttcagaaatcattctaatatgctgatttgctgctcaagaaacatttctgattattattcaATGCTTCATATTCATGTGAATACCGTgatacattttaattttcaggattgtttcatgaatagaacagcattaatttgaaACAAAAATCTTATGAATGGTTATaaacatctttactgtcacttttaagtaattgaatgcatccttgctgaataaaaaagtatgcatttctttcaaaagaaaacaaaaacaaaaatcttactgtccccaaacttttgaacttttgaacaaCAGTTGAACAATCTGATTTTACTGATgggtttttattaattattattattattattattattattattattttattaacagtAAGTATCCAGGTTTCAGAGTAACTAAAAAAcacaagctttttattttatcCAGAACGTTGTTCGGTCTGTCAAATCAGCAATAAAAGCCGCTCTCAAGCCTTTACAAACATTCAGCTAATTTAATAGTTCACTTGACTGGGCCTTTTCCCATTGAATGTAGCTGTAGATTATTTACTGTAGCATATTTCCTGAAGAGTATCATTATCATGTGTCTTGTGTAACTGTTGAGGGTACTAGCAGCATGTGGTTTAGTCCTTAATGAGCAATATTCCTGGATGGGCCGTAttgcattttgtttccttctcattactctatattattttaattaaatatcagCTTGGCTCATTGTTTTATGATCAAATGAAGTGAAAATCTTAAATTAACAGAGCCAGAGAACAAGTTGGATGCACTTTTTGTAAGTTGTGTTGTCTGACAGCTTTCTTTCCTGGGTGGATGCGAGTTTGTATTTTTTGGCCGAGGTTGAGGAGGTTTGTTACTTGAAGGCCTTATTTCCGGGCATGATGCATTAAAGAGCACAAACTATGTATTTATGAAGTGCATCAGCCCTTTTAACCATTTGTCTCCTGAAATTAATTTGTTTTATGATTCATTGTTCATGGGTGAATCTTacaaaatccaaaaaaaaaaaaaaaaaaaacatgcaggtCATAACTAACTAGAGAATAAACATTGTAATACTTGGGAAAATTTTAGAAACAAATTTTAATTAAGGCGAGGCACTGCAGTTGAATAGGgtaataaaaataactaatagttatcatcttAATTACtcggttgattgattacattgataattgcaaacattttttgtattacaagttttctaaaaatgctaggttttaatatgcaagtaaggcattatttaatgaaatgtgcactaatttgcatacattttcttgtactaaaatctaaacactggatgaagtcagtttcaaaattcttgtctagttttttttaacatattaatTTTGGGTATCTCACTTTGTCACTCcgtaattcagaaaatacttagaacaggcagaaaacgatattttttgttgttgttgtttgggggaaataaaatgtataaaatcaagcaaattatatatgagcaaatccctctgtaaaaaccttcaggatataaacaagaataaaaatgtaaagtttggtgtttgcaagtgttactaaagtggagatttatggctcagtttaggagaaaaaaaaatcatttcgagaaaacggtctttaaaatatgtattgcaattgaaatctactggcacaaatagataaagtactATAAAACTACtattctttccactagtctgaaaaaaaaaaaacactatgaaaaagcaaaaagctcaaaatctcaaacttgacaagtGCATTTCTccccttaataaaaaaaaatgtataatgagaaattattaagtataaataatatttatgatttttttttctaaatgtgtttttgttggATTCACCCATAAATCATCTCAAATGCATTatctatttttttcttcatttaattttttaaaaatatttttgggtaAAAATACACATTACATTCTCCATTGTTTTGTGTGTGTTGCTCTTCAGAGAATGTCGTCTTCCATTGAGCTGGGAAACATTGTGGCATCATGAATGTAAACTTAGTTGCTGTTTGATTTTCCAGATGTTTCCACACGTTTGCTGGGAAGATGTTGTTGCATTGAGTGTTTACTGTTTACTCACCGTGACCgatttattcttttatataaCAGTGCCACAAAAACTCACTGATCTGATTTCATTTATTAAACAAAAGCACTAAGACTGTTGACCCCTGGTGCCTTAAATAAAAacgtgttttattattttttaaagatattgtgCATTGTGCAGTGAATCACTTACATGCTTATCAATATGAGGTGAGGATACTTGTGCAACTAATTTTATAACAGGACAATGAATGTACGGAGCCAATAAACTGTAAATAACGAACAATATGAAGTGAATGCATGTGTGGCATCCTCGAAACCGAGCTGGTACAGCGCATACAGTTTACTGAATGTAAATTAAGGTTGTCTTGTTTGATGTAACTCATGTTTCTCTGTGAAAAAACTTGTTTAATGGGGAAACCTCGGCAAAGCCATAATTCAGATTTATTATTCAACTGTTTCAGTCTCACTTCAAATTGTGTTTAATAAAACTGATTTTACAAAGAGATTTCTCTCTATGCAGTGAGTTAATTGTACTGAAGTGTTGCGGAGCTCAGATTTGTTTTCTATGTAATATTAACATCTCTGATGATAGCACATCATTTTCAACACTGTTATACTGAACGTAATG
This region includes:
- the pygo1 gene encoding pygopus homolog 1 gives rise to the protein MSTEQDKDSFSLKRNRGGEGGLDILGGPGLLLGSPEKKRRRSSTQAPSFSPLSEYAPPPNPSADHLIASNPFDDNYNSPSLKPLPPANPYFGHSHYPGFSGYGPPRMAPRMPSPYGTPYQMRNQPHPFSQNPMGYNRPLGFNYGHSENPNYGPPFAGGGSNSIMHFRPSPGEHVNLSQSSPGGPVFGPERNPALDVSPNLSQQQNNFTQSSTPTPKQDPSEAVNKSATQNQNCEENKTQDNAAELKTKSGVEKLNGVLHANNEALKKSPRPADARRDGNNNNNKVLNRRSTSSSSEPVYPCGICLSEVNDDQEAILCEASCQKWFHRVCTGMTETAYNLLTAETSAVWGCDTCMEEKGAQLFKTREASGTPSSAGDGQS